The following is a genomic window from Polaribacter atrinae.
ATGTACGGAACCCACTCTTCTGGCGTTGCTCTATCTACATAATAAACTATTTGCTTTTTCGGCTCTACTAGCTCCCCTCTTTTAAATTTCTCGATATCTTCATCCTTTACTTCCAATCTCCATCTATCTAAATAAGTAACTCTCTTACTTTTTTGAGCTTTTAATCCATAGTCTGTTTGTCCACGTGAAAACCAACCAACTCTCTGATCAAAATACCTTCTACGCATAGGCTCTTTTGGTAATAAAACCATAGAATTACTCATTTCTACAGATATAGCACCTACGGTTGAAGCTGTTGCTGGCGCTTTATTAGCAGTATACGTTTTTACATGTCTAACCTCAATATTTAGAGGATAACTATTCAACCTTTGAATATAAGAACGGTCTTTCTCTAACCTTGTAATCTGATATAACTTTCTTTGAGATACAGGGAAACCAATTGTTTTAACATCTTCTGTAAACAAAGCTGTTGCATCTATAACAGTAGCGGTAGAATCTTTGCTAAATGCTTTAATTGGAAATGCAAATAAAATAGGTTCGAAATTAGAATTTACAACTGCCTCATGTACCGGTAAAATAGAATCTGCAACTACATTATGAGAAACAACACGTAGTAATATTTTTTTACCTTGCTTTTGCCATCTTAATACTTGCGTGTTTGTTTTACCTCCACCAAAACCAATACCACTTGCAGTTTTAGCTATTCTTGTTACCATTAACACTTCTCTATTCAGTAAAGAGTCCTCTATTTCAAATAAATATTCTTCATCTTTTTGATGTACTTTAAACAAACCTTCATCTGTTTTATGTTCTTTAGTAACAACTTTATCATAAGCTAGTATGCCTCCTTTTTTAGATTTCGGTTTTACAGTATCTTTAGAATCTTCTTTTTTCTTTTTTTTCCAAAACTGGGCTTTTACCTCTCCTGAAAAGGCAAAAATAAAGGTCAATAAAAGTAAATTTGATATTATTTTTTTAATCATAATAAATTATTTGTTTCTGTTTTTCTAATTATGTGTATTAAAAAATAGGTCTATTATTTTTTCTTATCCTATTTCTATGTAAGTAAAATAAATGGTTATTCGTACCCCGGATTTTGATCGTCTAAATTAACTTCTCCATTTCCTATAATTTCCTCCTCAGGAATTGGTAAAATGTATTGATTGCTAGATATTACTGAAGATTTTAAAGACATAATTTTATCAAAACGAATGGACGCAGCCCAAACCGAACCATTTTCATATGCTAATTCTTTTACATATTCTTCAAAAATATCATCTTTTAAAGCTGCTATAGTTGATGCAGGAGAATCTCCTGTACCGGCTCTATTTCTAATAATATCTAATGCCGCTTTACTATTTAATAAAGATTCACCACTATTAGCCAATCCTTCTGCTTTTATCAAATACATTTCTGCTAAACGCAAATAATACGTTGGTCTAAATGTAGAAGTTTGATTTACTTTATTAATAGCTGTGCCACTATACGTAAAACTTTCTCTTGGATCTCCTGTTATTAAAGTCTTAAACCACCCCGTAGAAATTGCTCTACCAGAATAGAAGCGCTTTCTGTTATTCTGATCTATATCTGAATTAACATCTCTATAGGTCATTAAAATCATTTCTGTAGAGCTTATGCCCTTCGTAAATGCTTCTTCAAACGTTGGTTCTAAAGACCTAGTACTTTCTGTAATTACCATATCTGCAACAGAAGCAGCTTCTGAGTACTTACCATTATAAAGTAAAACTCTAGCTTTTAATGCTTTTGCCGCTGTTTTTGAAGCTCTGTAAGAAACAGAAAAGTCTGGTGCAGTTGCAATGGCTTCTTCTAAGTCTGAATAGATCTGACTATAAGACTCTAACACGGTACTTCTAGCTTTAGATCTTGTAACAAAATTAGATGGGGATGTTCTAAGTACAATACCATAAATACTTGATTCATCCCAATATTGTCCAAAATAACGAAGAATATCAAAACTTGCCATTGCTCTCAAAAATTTAGCCTCACCAAGAACCTTTGCTCTATTGGCCTCCGAAATTTCTTCTTCAGATAAAATATTTGCTTGCTCAATAACATTATTAGCCTGATTTACTACTTGATAAACAATATTCCAATAATTTTTAACGACTGTGTTTTCAAAATCGACAGTATTGTCTCTAATATCATCATTTGCAGCTCCAAAACCACTTTGTGACATTGTTCCTACTAAAGCACTTGGCATTGTTTCAAATTCATGATAATAATAAGATGTTGTTCTAGAAACTATGGTACTATAAACCCCATTAAGGAGCGCTTCTAGATCTGTCTGGTTTTTAACCACATTTTCTGGAACTAAATTATTTGGCGGATCATTATCTAATACCTCTGTTAATTCACAAGATGTGGTAACAAATATGATTGTAATTAGTATATAATATATTTTTTTCATGTTATGTATTTTTTATTAAAATCCAATTCTAACTCCAGTTGTAAAAACTTTTGCTAATGGATAACGGTTATTATCTCTTCCTGAACTAATATCATTATTATATAAATTAGAAGCTTCTGGGTCTGCACCAGGGTAACTTGTAACTGTCCATAAATTTTGAGCAGAAAACTGAAGAGACAAACTTTTAATATATTTAAATTTATCTAACACTCTTTTAGAAAACGAATATGATAAATTAACATTCTTTAGACGAATGTAAGAAGCATCATATACATAATGACTAGATATTCTATCATTATCATTAGGGTCTCCGTAAACAATTCTTGGAATTGAACTACCTGTATTTTCTGGTGTCCATGCATTTAATACTGAAGTTACTTTATTCTCTCCAATATATGTACTTGAAAAATTGGTATCTCTTGCAAGGTTAAACGCTTGTAAATCGTTACCAACAGAGTAGGTAAAGAAAGTAGATAAAGTAAAGCCTTTATATCTAAAATTAGATGAAATAGAACCAAAGAAATCTGCTTGAGCATTCCCTATTACTTCTTGATCTAAATTTGTAATAATTCCATCAGGTACTCCATTGGGCCCAGTTAAATCTTTAAACCTTAAGTCTCCTGGTGATGTATTTGCTTTTTGATAGATTCCTGTTGAAGATGCTGTATTTAAAGCATCAATATCTTCTTGGTTTTGAAAAATACCTTCCGCTCTATATCCATAAATTAACCCTATAGCACTACCTTCTTTTAAAATTCCTCCACCAGGAAAACCTGTTAAAAAACCATCTTCGTTTTTAAAGTCGTCTACAATTCTTACCAACTTATTTTTATTAGAAGAGACGATTAAACCCATATCCCAACTAAAATTATCATTCTCAACTATAACGCCATTTAACTTTAGTTCTAAACCTGAGTTTCTTGTATCTCCAATATTTGCAATTGTTCTACTCTCTCCAGAACTTCCTGGAGAATACGTGGTAAACAATGCATCTATAGTCTTTTTAGTATAGTACCCCATTTCTCCTGTTAATTTCCCTTTAAAAAGAGAGAAATCTAAACCTAAATCAAATTGATTACTTGTTTCCCATTTTAATTTATCGTTTCCTAATTGAGATAAAATAATTGCAGATTCTCCTCCATAAAAAGAAGTATCAAACAAAGTTCTCCATGCATAAGGACCAAAATCTTGCTGCCCAGTTTTACCTATACTTGTTCTTAACTTAAGCTCATCTATAAAATCTGCATTTTCTAAAAAAGATTCTTTAGACAACCTCCATGCTAATGCAGCTGAAGGGAAAAAAGCATATCTATTGTCTACAGCAAATTTAGATGAACCATCTAACCTTCCTGTTAGTGTTACATAATATTTACTTGCAAAATCATAATCAAATCTACCAATATAAGATTCTAAACCATAATTTGTACTATAAGAGGAACCACCTGTAGAAACTGTAGCACTAATTACATTAGATAATACATCATTAGAAAAACCTGTTCCAAAAGCTTTTGTAAAATCACTTTTTTGCTTTTCAAAAGATACTACAGCCAAACCTGTAAGATGGTGCTTATCATCAATATTCTTCGTATAAGTTAATTCATTCTGAAAAAGTGTACTAGAAATCTCACTTCTACTATCTTGTGCGTAACCGTCTCCATCTCCACCTGTTCTTCTCCATCCACCTGTAAAAGTAAATTTTGGATAAAAACTATATTGATGGCCTGCATTATAATTTACAGAAACTGATGTTTTAAATTTTAAATCTTTCATCAATTCTAATTCAGAGAAAAATGAACCTAAAACAAATAAAGTTGAATTGCTATTTTTTGATTTAGAAAGTGCTACTGGATTTTCTGAGTTATATTGTGGAGAAAACGTATAGTTACCGTCTTCATCAAACACAGGTAAATCTGGTCTAAAGCTATAAGATCTTTGGGTAATACCTCCATCTACAGATTCTTGATCAGAATAAGAAAGTGAAACCCTAGAACCAAACTTCCAAATATCACTTACCTCTGTATCTAAATTTAAATTAAAAGAATAACGATCAAAACCAGAACCTTCATAAACTCCTTCTTGCTGATTAACTCCTAGCGCAGTATTATATTTTGTCTTTTCAGTACCTCCAGAAACATTAATATTAAAATTTGTAGACATCGGGCTTCCCGGACCAACTTCATCTTCCCAATTTGTATCTGTATCACCAAAATAAGAACCATCTAAAACACTTGCGGTATAAGCGTTATTTGTAGTCCCTTCTGAAACAGCTGTGGTCCATACATTTTTAAATTGTGCCGCATTTAAAACATTTAGAGTTTGAGCATTTTGAAAACTATTTGTTAAACTAACATCAAAAACAGGTTTTTTATTATAACTACCTCCTTTTGTTGTAATTATAATAACCCCATTAGCAGCTCTAGACCCATAAATTGCAGCTGCAGAAGCATCCTTTAATATACTTATAGATTCTATATCTGCTGTATTAATATTACCAATTGGAGTACTAATACCTTGTTGATCTAAAGACCTACCTAAGTTCCCTCCTTCAGTCCCTCCAACAGGGATATTACTTGATGTTACAACAGGAATCCCATCAATCACATATAATGGTTGGTTTGACCCTAATAAAGAAGTTGTTCCTCTAATCCTTATTCTAGCCGCCGCACCTGGTTGCCCATTTGCACTAGTTACATTAACACCAGCAACCTGCCCTTGTAAAGCATTGTCTAAATTAACTGTAGGTGCCTGAGAAACTATTTTCTTCATATCTACAGTACCAACAGAACCTGTTAATTCTTCTTTTTTTACTTTCCCGTAACCAATAACTACAATTTCATCTAATCCAGTTTCGTCTTCTTGCAACAGAACATCTATTTTTGTTCTGTTTCTTATTACGACTTGTTTTTCTCTAAAACCAACGTAAGTTATAACTAGCGTTGTTGCTTTGTCTGTTAAATTAATAGTATATTTTCCATCAAAATCTGTACTTGTAGCAATTTTAGTTCCTTTAATTAAGATAGTTGCTCCATATAGTGGAGTACCATATTGATCTGTAATAGTACCTTTAACTGTTTTTTGCTGAACTACAATTTTGTTTGACACTTTAAATGTCGTTGGATTTTTTAAATCTTCTCTAAGTATAACTTGTTTATTAAATGTTTCAAATTTTATATTAGAGTCTTTAAAAAGTAATTCTAGTATTTTTTTTACACTTACCTTGTCAGCTTTAATATCTATTTTTTCACTTAAATTAAGTTCTGAATTTTTAAAGAAAAAATTAATATCTGTTTTACGTTCTATCTCCTCAAGAACATCTTCTATAGTACTGGATTTTAGTTCTAAAGATATCTTTTTACTTTGTGAATACGTGTCATTTGCATTCATTTGAAACAAAGTAAATAAGAGTAGTATTCCTGTGAGTTTCATTTTTAAATCAAATTTAAAAGAGATTGTGTATAAGCCACAAATCGTGCTAATTTTTTTCATATTTTTGTTATGATTAAAAAGTTGGTTTCTAATTTTTTAGTTATTCATTTTCGAGGAATGTTGCCGCATTTCTCGATTTTTTTTAGCTATATGTCAAGTCATATGTATCAGGTTAAGGGTTAATAATTATTTGATTGTTATTTTTTGTATACTTAAAGTTGAGTACTTTATTTATTGTATTTAACACTTCTTCAATAGATTCTACTTCAAATCTTCCTGTGAACCGTACGTTTGTAAAGTTTTTAGTATTATCTATAAACTCAACTCCATAATGTCTTTCTAATTTTTTTAGAATAACACTAAATTTTTCATTTTTAAATAACAGCACGTTATCAATCCATGCTATATGGCTATCTATATCTACAAAATCAACCTTCATTTTATGATCTATTTTAGAATAAGAAGCTATTTGATCGGGTTTTAATTTACGCTCTTTGTTGTTGTTTGATTTATTATAAACTCCAACACTACCTTCTACTAAAACAACGTTTACCTTTTCTTCATTCTCGTAAGAGGTAATATTAAATTCTGTTCCGTAGACTTGTGTGCTTACTTTATTTGTATTTACAATAAAAGCTTCTTCTTTGTTTTTTGAAATTTTGAAATACCCTTCCCCTTCTAAATACACTTCTCGTTTTTGTCCTTTCATAAATTCTTCAGGATATTTTAAAGAAGATCCTGAATTTAGATATATTTGAGATCCATCTGAAAGTACAAGTTGAAACTTTTTACCATAAGGAACAGATAACTCGTTGTAAGCTAATTCTTTAGATTTATTAATCTTATCTTTTGTAAAATAGATTAATTTATTTCCTTTTAATGTTGCTATTTTATCTTTGCTTCCTCTTAACGTATCGATGTTATTTTTTATCTTAAACGATTTTATAGAACCATCTGATAATCTAATTTTAACAAACTCTTCTTTTCTACTGTTCTCTTTTAATTTTGTAGAATTATAAACATAAAAAACGGTACTAATAACACCAATTAAAATTGCAGCGTATTTTAGCAACATAAGCAAGCGGTATTTAACTGAAGTCTTTAAAAACTTAGTATCTTCTTTTTCCACTATTTTACCTTTTAATTTATTCCAAACAATATCTTCTTTTAATTTTAATGAAACTTCTTCATCTTTAGAATTCCAGGTTTCTAAAAACTCTTTATCAAGCTCTTTTATTTGTTTTCCCTTAAAAAAATCATTTAAAATAGAAATTTCTTCAGGAGAACATTCTCCCTTCAAAAATCTTTCTATCAATCGATTTATTTCCATAGCTTTATTGTGAATTAAATTTCTTGTACATATATAATACACTCCTCAAAATAAGAAGTACTAGTTTTTATTTAAAAAAAAATAAAGATTTAACGTTTTTAACAAGTTTTAATCAATAAAACAAGCTTTTTATTGATTTTACAGCGTTCAAAAAGAAGATATTATAAGCAATCTTTCTTAAGAAAACTCATTGCAGAATTTAAATGAGATGAAACTGTATTCTTAGAAATATTTAATGAAGTTGCTATTTCATCATATGTCAGGCCATCAAAACGATACATTTTAAAAATAATTTGCTGTTTTTTAGGAAGCCTACTTACACTTTTATTAATTTTAATCAGCCTATCTAGAGAAAGATCATCTGCTTGAATTGCATCATTTACTTTTTCGACTTTAAATTTTGACAATAATTTTTGCCGATTCACCTTCTCTCTTAACAAATTAAAAACCAAGTTCTTAGATATTACAAATAGTTGATGTTCTAATGAAATTTCGACACTAATTTTATCTCTATTTTTCCATAATTTAATAAACACCTCTTGTACAACATCTTCTGCATCTACACCATTACCAGCGTATTTTTTAGCTACAGAATATACTTTTTTGAAATGCAAACGGTATGCTTTCTCTAAAGCATTTTTATCACCATTTATAATTTCAACTTCTAAAGACATCTTAAAATTTATATGAGACTAAATTATAAAAATTAATTAATTTTAAGATAATCATTAATTACTTATTTTTATTTAAAAAATTATTCAAGCAATCTTACTAAATTATTTAGTTTTTAAACAAAAAAAATCCCAAGTTAAATACTTAGGATTGTACATAAAACTGTTAAGTTTATTATTGGTCTATAGAACCTAAAACGCGTTTCATAAATGTATTTAACGCTTCTTTTTTGGGTGTTCCGTCTTTTACCATTTTATCAACCTCAAGAGCACCATACATATTAGAAATCAACTCGCCAATAACATCTAATTCTTCATCT
Proteins encoded in this region:
- a CDS encoding DUF6952 family protein; translation: MKLPVIKHLTNFIEENDQDYVLETIETLEALTEVPSLKDEELDVIGELISNMYGALEVDKMVKDGTPKKEALNTFMKRVLGSIDQ
- a CDS encoding RagB/SusD family nutrient uptake outer membrane protein, with product MKKIYYILITIIFVTTSCELTEVLDNDPPNNLVPENVVKNQTDLEALLNGVYSTIVSRTTSYYYHEFETMPSALVGTMSQSGFGAANDDIRDNTVDFENTVVKNYWNIVYQVVNQANNVIEQANILSEEEISEANRAKVLGEAKFLRAMASFDILRYFGQYWDESSIYGIVLRTSPSNFVTRSKARSTVLESYSQIYSDLEEAIATAPDFSVSYRASKTAAKALKARVLLYNGKYSEAASVADMVITESTRSLEPTFEEAFTKGISSTEMILMTYRDVNSDIDQNNRKRFYSGRAISTGWFKTLITGDPRESFTYSGTAINKVNQTSTFRPTYYLRLAEMYLIKAEGLANSGESLLNSKAALDIIRNRAGTGDSPASTIAALKDDIFEEYVKELAYENGSVWAASIRFDKIMSLKSSVISSNQYILPIPEEEIIGNGEVNLDDQNPGYE
- a CDS encoding RNA polymerase sigma factor; the encoded protein is MSLEVEIINGDKNALEKAYRLHFKKVYSVAKKYAGNGVDAEDVVQEVFIKLWKNRDKISVEISLEHQLFVISKNLVFNLLREKVNRQKLLSKFKVEKVNDAIQADDLSLDRLIKINKSVSRLPKKQQIIFKMYRFDGLTYDEIATSLNISKNTVSSHLNSAMSFLKKDCL
- a CDS encoding FecR family protein, translating into MEINRLIERFLKGECSPEEISILNDFFKGKQIKELDKEFLETWNSKDEEVSLKLKEDIVWNKLKGKIVEKEDTKFLKTSVKYRLLMLLKYAAILIGVISTVFYVYNSTKLKENSRKEEFVKIRLSDGSIKSFKIKNNIDTLRGSKDKIATLKGNKLIYFTKDKINKSKELAYNELSVPYGKKFQLVLSDGSQIYLNSGSSLKYPEEFMKGQKREVYLEGEGYFKISKNKEEAFIVNTNKVSTQVYGTEFNITSYENEEKVNVVLVEGSVGVYNKSNNNKERKLKPDQIASYSKIDHKMKVDFVDIDSHIAWIDNVLLFKNEKFSVILKKLERHYGVEFIDNTKNFTNVRFTGRFEVESIEEVLNTINKVLNFKYTKNNNQIIINP
- a CDS encoding SusC/RagA family TonB-linked outer membrane protein — protein: MKLTGILLLFTLFQMNANDTYSQSKKISLELKSSTIEDVLEEIERKTDINFFFKNSELNLSEKIDIKADKVSVKKILELLFKDSNIKFETFNKQVILREDLKNPTTFKVSNKIVVQQKTVKGTITDQYGTPLYGATILIKGTKIATSTDFDGKYTINLTDKATTLVITYVGFREKQVVIRNRTKIDVLLQEDETGLDEIVVIGYGKVKKEELTGSVGTVDMKKIVSQAPTVNLDNALQGQVAGVNVTSANGQPGAAARIRIRGTTSLLGSNQPLYVIDGIPVVTSSNIPVGGTEGGNLGRSLDQQGISTPIGNINTADIESISILKDASAAAIYGSRAANGVIIITTKGGSYNKKPVFDVSLTNSFQNAQTLNVLNAAQFKNVWTTAVSEGTTNNAYTASVLDGSYFGDTDTNWEDEVGPGSPMSTNFNINVSGGTEKTKYNTALGVNQQEGVYEGSGFDRYSFNLNLDTEVSDIWKFGSRVSLSYSDQESVDGGITQRSYSFRPDLPVFDEDGNYTFSPQYNSENPVALSKSKNSNSTLFVLGSFFSELELMKDLKFKTSVSVNYNAGHQYSFYPKFTFTGGWRRTGGDGDGYAQDSRSEISSTLFQNELTYTKNIDDKHHLTGLAVVSFEKQKSDFTKAFGTGFSNDVLSNVISATVSTGGSSYSTNYGLESYIGRFDYDFASKYYVTLTGRLDGSSKFAVDNRYAFFPSAALAWRLSKESFLENADFIDELKLRTSIGKTGQQDFGPYAWRTLFDTSFYGGESAIILSQLGNDKLKWETSNQFDLGLDFSLFKGKLTGEMGYYTKKTIDALFTTYSPGSSGESRTIANIGDTRNSGLELKLNGVIVENDNFSWDMGLIVSSNKNKLVRIVDDFKNEDGFLTGFPGGGILKEGSAIGLIYGYRAEGIFQNQEDIDALNTASSTGIYQKANTSPGDLRFKDLTGPNGVPDGIITNLDQEVIGNAQADFFGSISSNFRYKGFTLSTFFTYSVGNDLQAFNLARDTNFSSTYIGENKVTSVLNAWTPENTGSSIPRIVYGDPNDNDRISSHYVYDASYIRLKNVNLSYSFSKRVLDKFKYIKSLSLQFSAQNLWTVTSYPGADPEASNLYNNDISSGRDNNRYPLAKVFTTGVRIGF